A single genomic interval of Lentimicrobium saccharophilum harbors:
- a CDS encoding RNA polymerase sigma-70 factor, giving the protein MNLNASLNRLPEQKDREKFNVIFREYYPRLLAYGELFLDRDSVEDIIQDLMVYLWDNAGSITIHTSLESYLFRSVYRACLNRIKSDKIRETYKKNQALATTDEVRYYDPEENDVIKRLFSLELGREIEDAIAALPEKCREVFIKSYIGNQKVKEIAAELNISERTAEAHIYSALKQLRNKLKDKFFILPFLLP; this is encoded by the coding sequence ATGAATCTTAATGCCAGTCTGAACCGGTTGCCTGAGCAAAAGGACCGGGAGAAATTTAATGTTATTTTCAGGGAGTATTATCCCCGTTTGCTTGCTTACGGAGAGTTGTTCCTTGACCGGGACTCGGTTGAAGATATCATTCAGGATCTGATGGTGTATCTCTGGGATAATGCCGGATCCATAACGATTCACACTTCACTGGAATCATATCTTTTTCGATCGGTATACAGGGCCTGTCTTAACCGGATAAAATCGGATAAAATCAGGGAAACCTATAAAAAGAACCAGGCATTGGCGACTACTGATGAAGTCCGTTATTATGATCCTGAAGAAAATGATGTTATTAAAAGATTGTTTTCGCTGGAGTTGGGGCGAGAGATAGAAGACGCCATCGCAGCTTTGCCTGAAAAATGCAGGGAAGTTTTTATAAAAAGCTATATCGGCAATCAGAAAGTAAAAGAAATAGCTGCAGAACTAAATATTTCGGAACGCACTGCAGAAGCTCATATATATTCTGCCCTCAAACAGTTGCGAAACAAACTGAAAGACAAATTCTTTATCCTTCCGTTCTTACTGCCGTGA
- a CDS encoding HipA domain-containing protein: protein MNRCPITYVPCGDSRYSDAGLRLLSPGLKTLKEIEYTAAEQRREAYIRATRMSIQGVQPKLSAKLNIKEGKFEIIDTGGRFILKPQHQLYPEMPENEDLTMKLAEMIGLDVPLHGLIWSKDGSLTYFIKRFDRKGKNDKVPVEDFAQLAGMSRDTKYDYSMEKVVKLINDYCTFPAIEKLKLFKLVIFSYLVGNEDMHLKNFSIITNNDKVSLSPCYDLVNSTIEYKKQDEEIALPLKGRKRHLTRNILVDYFGVEKCELNPKSIDKILQSISSAVDKWYELIEISFLSQEMKAKYQALLDTRLRILKIR from the coding sequence ATGAACCGCTGCCCGATAACATATGTTCCTTGTGGGGATAGCCGGTATAGCGATGCAGGACTCAGGCTTTTGTCACCTGGGTTAAAGACATTGAAAGAAATTGAATACACTGCAGCTGAACAAAGAAGAGAGGCATACATCCGTGCAACAAGAATGTCAATTCAGGGTGTACAGCCAAAGCTAAGTGCAAAATTGAATATTAAAGAAGGAAAATTCGAAATCATCGATACAGGGGGGCGGTTTATACTAAAACCACAGCATCAGCTTTATCCGGAAATGCCGGAGAATGAAGACCTGACGATGAAACTTGCAGAAATGATTGGTTTGGATGTTCCTTTACATGGTCTGATATGGTCTAAGGACGGGTCACTGACCTATTTCATCAAACGTTTTGACAGAAAGGGAAAGAATGATAAAGTACCTGTGGAAGATTTTGCACAATTGGCAGGAATGAGCAGGGACACAAAGTATGATTACAGCATGGAGAAGGTTGTTAAATTGATAAATGATTATTGCACTTTCCCTGCAATTGAAAAGCTGAAACTATTTAAACTGGTCATATTTAGTTATCTGGTTGGTAATGAAGATATGCATCTGAAAAATTTCTCCATTATTACTAATAATGATAAAGTCTCGCTCTCCCCATGTTATGACCTTGTTAATTCAACCATAGAATATAAAAAACAAGATGAAGAAATTGCATTGCCCTTGAAGGGGAGGAAAAGGCATTTAACACGCAATATTCTGGTTGACTATTTTGGAGTTGAAAAATGTGAGTTAAACCCTAAGAGCATTGACAAAATTCTCCAATCAATCTCATCAGCGGTTGATAAATGGTATGAATTAATAGAAATCAGTTTTTTATCACAGGAAATGAAAGCCAAATACCAGGCTTTGCTGGACACGAGGCTCAGAATTTTGAAAATTCGTTAA
- a CDS encoding FecR family protein, protein MKEFDEILLLKKIQGLADESEEKLIERWLSESEENMRTYTRMKSLWYALRVKGYSEDEALTEPIAGINARIDRLEAGRRRITGMRWLRIAAVFAILFGLGVVVMEVARFSKGTKMVLVENGINQGIKYIELPDGTKAWLNLGAKLSYPERFDEQERKVEIEGEVFLAVAKIKAKRFLAETPAFTVEVTGTSFNVNTNASGKVEVVLIEGAVNLLDDSGRKAGSLIPGQMAKAWPEGDSIEISQVNTGIYTAWKEGLVMLEDAGLNEIVKKIEEVYGVEIIIDSLKTRKDDARYNFVFKKSQSFDTVFEMLKFVAPSMEMHVKEKSGK, encoded by the coding sequence GTGAAGGAGTTTGATGAAATATTGCTGTTGAAGAAGATACAGGGACTTGCCGATGAATCGGAAGAGAAGTTGATTGAGCGCTGGCTGTCGGAATCCGAAGAAAATATGAGAACCTATACCAGGATGAAATCGTTGTGGTATGCCCTGAGGGTCAAAGGATATTCGGAAGATGAAGCCCTCACTGAACCCATTGCCGGAATAAATGCACGGATTGACAGACTTGAGGCCGGGCGCAGGCGTATAACAGGAATGCGCTGGCTGAGGATTGCTGCCGTTTTTGCTATACTGTTTGGTTTAGGTGTGGTGGTGATGGAAGTGGCCCGGTTCAGCAAAGGGACTAAAATGGTGTTGGTTGAAAACGGGATAAATCAGGGAATAAAATACATTGAATTGCCTGACGGAACAAAAGCATGGCTTAATCTGGGGGCTAAACTCAGTTATCCTGAACGGTTTGATGAGCAAGAGCGCAAAGTTGAAATTGAAGGTGAGGTTTTCCTGGCGGTGGCCAAAATCAAAGCAAAACGGTTTCTTGCAGAAACACCGGCATTTACTGTTGAAGTAACCGGTACAAGTTTCAATGTTAACACAAATGCATCGGGAAAGGTCGAGGTCGTGCTGATTGAAGGAGCCGTGAATCTGCTGGATGATTCAGGCAGAAAAGCCGGTTCGCTGATTCCTGGACAGATGGCAAAGGCCTGGCCTGAGGGTGACAGCATAGAAATCAGTCAGGTAAATACCGGTATTTACACAGCCTGGAAAGAGGGCCTTGTAATGCTGGAAGATGCAGGGCTGAATGAAATCGTGAAAAAGATTGAAGAGGTTTACGGAGTCGAAATTATCATTGATTCACTGAAGACCCGGAAGGACGATGCCAGGTACAACTTTGTATTCAAGAAATCACAGAGTTTCGACACTGTTTTTGAGATGCTGAAGTTTGTGGCACCTTCAATGGAGATGCATGTTAAAGAAAAGTCCGGCAAATGA
- a CDS encoding HipA N-terminal domain-containing protein, whose amino-acid sequence MRKAKVFVKGVEAGILTELVQNIAYLFEYHEEYDGLAVSRTMPVKGKVYKFNMFPPFFDGLLPEGFQLEGLLKIKKIDKNDCFSQLIAVGEDMIGVVTVKEVTE is encoded by the coding sequence ATGAGAAAGGCTAAGGTTTTCGTTAAAGGTGTTGAAGCAGGAATTCTTACCGAGTTAGTGCAAAACATAGCGTATTTATTTGAATATCATGAGGAGTATGATGGTCTTGCAGTTTCACGAACAATGCCTGTTAAGGGAAAGGTTTATAAGTTCAATATGTTTCCGCCCTTTTTTGATGGCTTGTTGCCTGAAGGATTTCAACTGGAAGGTTTGCTGAAAATAAAAAAAATTGATAAAAATGATTGTTTCTCTCAATTGATAGCTGTTGGAGAAGATATGATAGGCGTTGTTACTGTAAAAGAAGTTACAGAATGA
- a CDS encoding TonB-dependent receptor → MKDAAKAKAFDRSFLLRILIMSNISLILVLCSFISVTAAESYAQRVRVSLDYKNVTLEKVINDIKRQTEFEFAYQADLEKMVLKKVTVNVQDELIENVMKTVLQGTGLSFRIIDKIILLSKNRMLITSDAGITDDPARKVSGVVKDKSGTLPGVTVRVKGTNFGTVTDVEGKYSLTVPEGEVVLVFSYVGYQTVEIILKDETVIDIIMVQDALSLDEVVVVGYGTQKKRDITGAVSTISSADIQKSPVVGIDHALQGQAAGVQVTQNYGTPGAGIQVRIRGIGTIGDSDPLYVIDGVPTKENLNSLNPNDIESISVLKDASAAAIYGARAANGVVLITTKKGIKGESMVQFNATYGVQQISNKLELLTADEYAMVMDEALTNAGLAPVWNNPGLGEGTDWQDAIFRNAAFQKYDLSVSSGNDKTTYLLGLGYLAQDGIVKHSDFTRYNLRFNLNSNVTEKFIVGANMNLSRIKENLIDTEINGVVRSAIFQPPTIPVYNEDGTYAGPGENEGDAQNPLGMADRSDKTQANNKLFGNIFASYDIISGLRFKSNLGLNVYSLQTIDFDPTFSEGNANRLINSLNHQLINYFDVNWENTLEYTRKINLHKVTALVGNTMQEASTGLVSGYRENFSSNEDYLHYLDAGSANDKARGRLTEWSLLSYFGRINYDFADKYLLSLNARYDGSSRFGKKNRWGLFPSVSAGWRVSGEDFFKSDFIDDLKIRASWGQLGNQDIGLYAFSSVLQQIFYPFGNPQVIQVGYLPASDFNPDVKWETTTQLDFGVDFSAFDYRLYFSADYYKKNTTDMLLILPQPATSGFGSTGYENVGEIVNKGLEFQVIWRDKIGKLNYNVNANLTTNKNEVLNLGENNEAITSGLFFDMSTRTEVGHSIREFYGYVTDGIFQNQAEIDAHAEQPGAVPGDIRFKDISGDGVINSDDRTFIGNPYPDMFFGLNLGLSYKGFDVSLFLQGQYGNEIYNATKFWLTNSGYNYNKGTAILERWTGEGSSNTEPRLSTVDANQNARGSDRYIEDGSYLRLKNLQIGYTLSENMARKLSLKGARVFVSGSNLLTFTKYTGYDPEVGAARATLGDRTVGFDEVTYPQNRGFIMGVTISM, encoded by the coding sequence ATGAAAGATGCAGCAAAGGCCAAGGCTTTTGACAGGAGTTTTTTACTCAGAATTCTCATTATGTCAAATATCAGCTTGATACTGGTGCTATGCTCCTTTATCTCAGTAACGGCTGCTGAGAGCTACGCACAAAGAGTTAGGGTCAGCCTTGATTACAAGAATGTTACGCTTGAGAAAGTAATCAATGACATCAAAAGGCAGACTGAATTTGAGTTTGCCTATCAGGCTGACCTTGAAAAAATGGTTTTAAAGAAGGTAACGGTGAATGTGCAGGATGAGTTGATTGAGAATGTCATGAAAACTGTTCTGCAGGGAACCGGACTATCGTTCAGGATTATAGATAAAATTATTCTGCTTTCGAAGAACCGGATGCTGATAACGTCAGACGCAGGCATTACTGATGATCCGGCCAGAAAAGTAAGCGGAGTGGTTAAGGACAAATCGGGTACCCTGCCGGGGGTAACTGTAAGGGTTAAGGGAACTAATTTTGGCACGGTAACGGATGTCGAAGGAAAATACAGCCTTACAGTTCCTGAAGGCGAAGTGGTGCTGGTTTTCTCATATGTTGGTTATCAGACTGTTGAAATTATTTTGAAGGATGAAACCGTAATAGACATTATTATGGTTCAGGATGCCCTTAGTCTGGACGAAGTGGTGGTGGTCGGATATGGCACCCAGAAAAAGCGTGACATTACCGGGGCTGTTTCAACGATCAGCAGCGCGGATATTCAGAAGAGTCCGGTGGTGGGCATAGATCATGCCCTGCAGGGACAGGCCGCCGGGGTTCAGGTAACTCAGAACTACGGAACCCCCGGAGCAGGCATACAGGTTCGCATCAGGGGCATAGGGACCATTGGTGACAGCGATCCGCTTTATGTGATTGACGGCGTGCCAACGAAAGAAAATCTTAATAGCCTGAATCCCAATGATATTGAATCAATAAGTGTATTGAAGGACGCTTCGGCAGCAGCAATATACGGGGCAAGGGCCGCCAACGGGGTAGTGCTGATTACTACAAAGAAGGGCATCAAAGGGGAATCTATGGTTCAGTTTAACGCGACCTATGGTGTTCAGCAAATATCAAACAAGCTCGAATTGCTTACTGCTGACGAGTATGCCATGGTAATGGACGAAGCCCTTACCAATGCCGGACTTGCTCCGGTATGGAACAATCCTGGTTTAGGCGAGGGTACCGACTGGCAGGATGCCATCTTCCGGAATGCCGCTTTTCAAAAATATGATCTGTCGGTAAGCAGCGGGAATGATAAAACCACCTATCTGCTCGGACTGGGATATCTTGCTCAGGACGGAATTGTAAAGCATTCGGACTTCACGAGATACAATCTTCGCTTCAACCTCAACTCCAACGTCACTGAAAAGTTTATTGTCGGAGCGAATATGAACCTGTCCCGGATCAAAGAAAACCTGATTGATACAGAGATCAACGGTGTGGTGAGGTCAGCTATCTTTCAGCCGCCTACCATTCCGGTTTATAATGAGGATGGCACCTATGCCGGCCCGGGAGAAAACGAAGGCGATGCACAGAATCCGTTGGGAATGGCCGACAGATCTGACAAGACCCAGGCCAATAACAAACTGTTCGGGAACATATTTGCCAGCTATGACATTATTTCAGGACTCAGATTCAAATCAAATCTAGGACTGAATGTGTATTCACTCCAGACCATTGATTTTGATCCGACCTTTTCGGAAGGCAACGCCAACCGGCTGATAAACAGCCTGAATCATCAGCTGATCAATTATTTCGATGTCAATTGGGAAAATACCCTTGAATATACCAGGAAAATTAACCTGCATAAAGTGACTGCCCTGGTGGGGAATACCATGCAGGAGGCGTCTACCGGTCTGGTTTCGGGATATCGTGAGAATTTCAGCAGCAACGAAGATTACCTGCACTACCTTGATGCCGGTTCGGCCAACGATAAAGCCAGGGGAAGATTGACAGAATGGTCTTTGTTGTCATACTTTGGGCGGATTAACTACGATTTTGCCGATAAATACCTGCTGTCATTAAATGCCCGTTACGATGGCTCATCCCGCTTCGGAAAGAAGAACCGCTGGGGTTTATTCCCTTCAGTTTCCGCAGGCTGGAGAGTATCGGGTGAGGACTTTTTCAAATCAGATTTCATCGACGATCTGAAAATCAGGGCTTCATGGGGGCAGCTCGGCAATCAGGATATAGGGTTGTACGCCTTTTCGAGTGTTCTGCAACAGATTTTTTATCCTTTCGGAAATCCTCAGGTCATACAGGTTGGTTATCTGCCGGCATCTGATTTTAATCCTGATGTAAAGTGGGAAACAACCACACAGCTCGATTTCGGAGTTGATTTCTCGGCCTTTGACTACAGGCTTTATTTCTCTGCCGACTACTATAAGAAAAATACCACCGATATGCTGCTGATTCTGCCGCAACCGGCAACTTCCGGATTTGGAAGCACCGGTTACGAGAATGTAGGTGAAATTGTAAACAAAGGACTGGAATTCCAGGTCATCTGGAGAGACAAGATCGGGAAACTCAATTACAACGTTAACGCCAACCTTACCACCAACAAAAATGAGGTGCTGAATCTTGGCGAAAATAACGAGGCCATCACTTCCGGATTGTTTTTCGATATGTCCACACGAACCGAGGTGGGTCATTCGATCCGTGAATTTTATGGCTATGTAACTGACGGTATTTTTCAGAATCAGGCAGAAATAGATGCACATGCCGAGCAACCCGGAGCGGTTCCCGGAGATATCAGGTTTAAGGATATAAGCGGTGACGGTGTGATTAACAGCGATGACAGGACCTTTATAGGGAATCCCTATCCGGATATGTTTTTTGGACTGAACCTGGGGCTTTCATACAAGGGTTTTGATGTATCCTTGTTTCTGCAGGGTCAGTACGGGAATGAGATTTACAATGCAACCAAATTCTGGCTGACCAATTCGGGATACAATTACAACAAAGGCACGGCCATTCTGGAAAGGTGGACGGGCGAAGGCAGCAGTAATACGGAGCCCCGGCTCAGTACGGTTGATGCCAATCAGAATGCAAGGGGTTCAGACAGATACATTGAAGATGGCTCTTACCTCAGGTTAAAAAACCTTCAGATCGGTTATACCCTTTCTGAGAACATGGCCCGGAAATTAAGTTTAAAAGGTGCCCGTGTTTTTGTATCGGGTTCAAATCTGCTCACCTTCACCAAATACACAGGTTATGATCCTGAGGTTGGTGCGGCAAGGGCTACCCTGGGCGATCGTACTGTCGGATTTGATGAAGTTACATATCCGCAGAACAGGGGTTTTATTATGGGTGTGACAATTTCAATGTAG
- a CDS encoding helix-turn-helix domain-containing protein: MAQFQELAEVIRLHRKVAGLSRVQLAELAGVGKTVIYDIEKGKQAVQLDTLQKIFKVLNIKIVLTSPLLEDLQNRGNEKG; the protein is encoded by the coding sequence GCGCAATTTCAGGAATTAGCAGAAGTGATCAGGTTACATAGAAAAGTAGCCGGATTAAGCCGTGTTCAGCTAGCAGAGCTCGCAGGAGTTGGCAAAACTGTGATTTATGATATTGAGAAAGGAAAACAAGCTGTTCAATTAGACACCTTGCAAAAAATTTTTAAAGTACTTAACATAAAAATAGTATTAACCAGTCCTTTACTGGAGGATTTACAAAACAGGGGAAATGAGAAAGGCTAA